A genomic region of Raphanus sativus cultivar WK10039 chromosome 6, ASM80110v3, whole genome shotgun sequence contains the following coding sequences:
- the LOC108807583 gene encoding ankyrin repeat-containing protein ITN1-like: MFLQIVELLLSLPDTNPNTLTRERKTALDIAEGLPLSEESSYIKESLARCGALRANELNQPRDELRSTVTQIKNDVHIQLEQTKRTNKNVHNISKELRKLHREGINNATNSVTVVAVLFATVAFAAIFTVPGGDNNDGSAVVVGRASFKIFFVFNAIALFTSLAVVVVQITLVRGETKAEKRVVEVINKLMWLASMCTSVAFLASSYIVVGRKNEWAAELVTVVGGVIMAGVLGTMTYYVVKSKRVRSMRKRIKSARRSGSNSWHHSDYSNSEVDPIFAI; the protein is encoded by the coding sequence ATGTTCTTGCAGATTGTGGAACTGTTACTGTCACTGCCAGATACCAACCCCAATACTTTGACTCGGGAACGCAAGACAGCACTCGACATTGCAGAGGGTCTTCCACTCTCAGAAGAATCTTCATACATAAAAGAGTCTCTTGCCCGTTGTGGAGCTCTCAGGGCAAACGAGCTGAACCAGCCAAGGGACGAGCTGAGAAGCACCGTCACACAAATCAAGAACGACGTTCATATCCAGCTGGAACAGACCAAAAGAACCAACAAGAACGTTCACAACATTTCGAAAGAGCTCAGGAAACTCCACAGAGAAGGGATCAACAACGCAACCAACTCAGTAACCGTCGTGGCTGTCCTCTTCGCAACCGTGGCTTTCGCGGCTATTTTCACAGTGCCTGGAGGAGACAACAACGACGGATCAGCGGTGGTTGTAGGCAGAGCATCGTTCAAGATCTTCTTCGTCTTCAACGCGATCGCGTTGTTCACTTCTCTGGCCGTCGTGGTGGTCCAGATCACGTTGGTGAGAGGAGAGACAAAGGCCGAGAAGAGGGTAGTGGAAGTGATCAACAAGCTGATGTGGTTGGCGTCGATGTGTACATCGGTGGCGTTTCTTGCGTCGTCGTACATAGTGGTTGGGAGGAAGAACGAGTGGGCGGCGGAGCTTGTGACGGTTGTTGGGGGTGTGATCATGGCTGGTGTTCTTGGGACGATGACTTATTACGTGGTGAAGTCGAAGAGGGTGAGGTCAATGAGGAAGAGGATTAAGAGTGCTCGTAGGAGCGGTTCCAACTCGTGGCATCATTCGGATTACTCTAACTCGGAAGTTGATCCAATTTTCGCAATCTAA
- the LOC108809015 gene encoding nascent polypeptide-associated complex subunit alpha-like protein 3, which translates to MTTEEKEILAAKLEEQKIDLDKPEVEDDEDDDNDDKDDDDDAEGQDGEGGGKSKQSRSEKKSRKAMLKLGMKPITGVSRVTVKKSKNIMFVISKPDVFKSPASDTYVIFGEAKIEDLSSQMQSQAAEQFKAPDLSNVIKGESSSSSAAAVVQDDDDEEVDEEGVEPKDIELVMTQAGVPRPRAVKALKAADGDIVSAIMELTT; encoded by the exons ATGACTACCGAAGAGAAAGAGATCCTCGCCGCCAAATTGGAAGAACAGAAGAttgat CTTGATAAGCCCGAAGTTGAGGACGATGAGGATGATGACAACGATgataaagatgatgatgatgatgccgAGG GGCAAGATGGAGAGGGAGGAGGAAAGTCAAAACAAAGCAGAAGTGAGAAGAAGAGTCGCAAAGCCATGCTCAAGCTCGGTATGAAACCCATCACCGGTGTCAGCCGTGTCACCGTCAAAAAGAGCAAGAAC ATCATGTTCGTCATATCAAAACCTGATGTCTTCAAGAGCCCAGCATCAGACACATACGTAATCTTTGGAGAGGCCAAGATCGAAGACCTGAGCTCTCAGATGCAGTCGCAAGCTGCGGAGCAGTTCAAGGCTCCGGATCTCAGCAACGTGATCAAGGGCGAATCGTCGTCGTCCAGCGCTGCTGCAGTGGTgcaggatgatgatgatgaggaagtCGACGAGGAAGGTGTTGAGCCAAAGGACATTGAGTTGGTGATGACACAAGCAGGTGTGCCCAGGCCGAGAGCCGTGAAGGCTCTCAAGGCTGCTGATGGAGATATCGTCTCTGCCATCATGGAGCTTACCACctaa
- the LOC108810653 gene encoding uncharacterized protein LOC108810653, with protein sequence MRTKSQNKSPKSEKKKIKMAPTIKTMGEYKTQQVYFVDFFGQNLDVTQTETPSIIRRWIFNIIYRHRRSRSPHPLVVGVGVQWTPSWHFSPPAYDRAADTLQICVGTSVLIVQLSYCKRVPNILRRFLTNPNTTFVGFWNSQDERKLKMTRHRLEIGELLDVRKYLANQEGRSLSGRSFEKIVEECMGLEGVRLDRKISKSDWSVGYLSNEQLIQASVDAYVSFKLGVDARLWQV encoded by the coding sequence ATGAGAAcaaaatcacaaaacaaaaGCCCTaaatcagagaaaaaaaaaatcaaaatggcTCCAACGATCAAAACCATGGGTGAGTACAAGACTCAACAAGTCTACTTCGTCGACTTCTTCGGACAGAACCTGGACGTCACTCAAACCGAGACTCCCTCCATCATCAGACGCTGGATCTTTAACATCATCTACCGTCACCGTCGCTCGCGCTCTCCTCACCCTCTCGTCGTCGGAGTCGGCGTCCAGTGGACACCGTCGTGGCACTTCTCGCCGCCGGCGTACGACCGTGCAGCGGATACTCTCCAGATATGCGTGGGAACGTCAGTTCTCATCGTCCAGCTCTCTTACTGCAAGCGCGTCCCCAACATCCTTCGACGGTTCCTCACGAATCCAAACACGACTTTTGTCGGTTTCTGGAACAGCCAAGACGAGAGGAAGCTCAAGATGACGAGGCACCGGTTGGAGATCGGAGAGCTTCTTGATGTGAGGAAGTACCTCGCGAATCAAGAAGGTAGGAGTCTGAGCGGTCGTTCGTTTGAGAAGATTGTTGAGGAGTGTATGGGGCTTGAAGGGGTGAGGCTAGATCGGAAGATAAGCAAGAGTGATTGGAGCGTGGGGTACCTTAGCAATGAGCAGTTGATTCAGGCGTCGGTGGATGCTTACGTTTCTTTCAAGCTCGGTGTTGATGCTCGTTTATGGCAAGTTTGA
- the LOC130496651 gene encoding uncharacterized protein LOC130496651 produces the protein MRKKLDTRFPAARIKKIMQADEDVGKIALAVPVLVSKSLELFLQDLCDRTYEITLERGAKTVSSLHLKHCVERYNVFDFLREVVSKVPDYGQAQGSGDVTMEDRSVSKRRKPISDEANDSDEENKKSKTQEVGNAKPGGRGSRGRGRGRGRGGRAARAAERENLNREMELETAMAEQPPSHQDTNHQMHVSVSSPQENEKKDVDGASNEDTKQQQQQLQSPKEGIDFDLNAESLDLNETKPAPAAAAADTATTSEEYPGWPMELGKIDPTQLASLGKRIDEEEEEDYDEEG, from the exons ATGAGGAAGAAGCTCGACACTCGCTTCCCAGCT GCTCGTATTAAGAAGATTATGCAAGCTGATGAGGATGTTGGCAAGATCGCTTTGGCAGTTCCTGTCTTAGTCt CGAAATCTTTGGAGTTGTTCTTACAAGACCTTTGCGATCGTACATATGAGATTACCCTCGAGAGAGGAGCCAAAACCGTGAGCTCATTGCACCT GAAACATTGTGTGGAAAGATATAACGTGTTTGATTTTCTGAGGGAAGTTGTGAGCAAGGTGCCTGACTACGGACAAGCGCAAGGGTCTGGTGATGTCACCATGGAGGATCGCAGCGTCTCCAAGAGAAG GAAGCCGATCAGTGACGAAGCGAATGACAGCGACGAGGAAAATAAGAAGAGCAAAACA CAAGAGGTTGGGAATGCTAAGCCGGGTGGCAGGGGTAGTAGAGGTAGAGGACGAGGAAGGGGTCGTGGTGGACGAGCTGCCAGAGCAGCAGAAAGAGAGAATCTGAACCGCGAGATGGAACTTGAGACCGCCATGGCGGAACAGCCACCTTCTCATCAAGACACTAACCACCAGATGCATGTCTCAGTGTCATCACCACAAGAGAACGAGAAGAAAGATGTCGATGGAGCATCAAACGAAGACAccaagcagcagcagcaacaactcCAAAGTCCAAAAGAAGGTATTGACTTTGATCTCAACGCTGAATCTCTCGACCTAAACGAGACCAAACCGGCGCCAGCCGCAGCAGCGGCAGACACAGCAACGACCTCAGAGGAATATCCAGGCTGGCCTATGGAGTTGGGTAAAATAGACCCAACACAGTTAGCAAGTTTGGGTAAGAGGAtagacgaggaggaggaggaggattaTGACGAAGAAGGCTAA